From one Aggregicoccus sp. 17bor-14 genomic stretch:
- a CDS encoding sigma-70 family RNA polymerase sigma factor: MSDAGVEAGFVGAGGQRSPGLAQALSRACAAARAAWPGLPEPEAEFGAHLARHAAGGSAEALAALNVADLYLAWACARGAPAALAALERLLQRAVGHAVKGGVAPADEVRQALLERLLMGSAERAAPRILDYAGQAPLERWLRVAAVRTALNLREARGSVARDAGSDSAELAQRAGPDAELSFLKQHYAREFREAFDAALAALGVDERNVLRLHFLDGLSIDQLGRTYGVHRATAARWVVRGRKALLDETRARLQQRWRMSEPELDSVLRQVRSQLDVTLRWLRSTPAPGGSGD; this comes from the coding sequence ATGAGCGACGCAGGCGTGGAGGCGGGTTTCGTCGGCGCGGGCGGACAGCGCTCGCCCGGCCTCGCGCAGGCGCTCTCGCGCGCGTGCGCCGCGGCGCGCGCCGCCTGGCCCGGGCTCCCCGAGCCGGAGGCGGAGTTCGGCGCACACCTCGCGCGGCACGCGGCCGGGGGCAGCGCCGAGGCGCTCGCGGCGCTGAACGTCGCAGACCTCTACCTCGCGTGGGCCTGCGCCCGCGGCGCCCCGGCGGCGCTCGCCGCGCTCGAGCGGCTGCTGCAGCGCGCGGTGGGCCACGCGGTCAAGGGCGGGGTCGCGCCGGCGGACGAGGTGCGCCAGGCGCTGCTGGAGCGGCTGCTCATGGGGAGCGCCGAGCGCGCCGCGCCGCGCATCCTCGACTACGCGGGGCAGGCCCCGCTGGAGCGCTGGCTGCGGGTGGCCGCCGTGCGCACCGCGCTGAACCTGCGCGAGGCACGCGGCAGCGTGGCCCGCGACGCCGGCAGCGACAGCGCGGAACTCGCGCAGCGCGCAGGACCGGATGCGGAGCTGAGTTTCCTCAAGCAGCACTACGCGCGCGAGTTCCGCGAGGCCTTCGACGCGGCGCTCGCGGCGCTCGGCGTGGACGAGCGCAACGTGCTGCGGCTGCACTTCCTGGACGGGCTCTCCATCGACCAGCTGGGGCGCACCTACGGCGTGCACCGCGCCACCGCCGCGCGTTGGGTGGTGCGCGGCCGCAAGGCGCTGCTGGACGAGACGCGCGCGCGCCTTCAGCAGCGCTGGCGCATGTCCGAGCCCGAGCTGGACAGCGTGCTGCGCCAGGTGCGCAGCCAGCTGGACGTCACGCTGCGCTGGCTGCGCTCGACGCCCGCCCCCGGAGGCTCCGGAGACTAG
- a CDS encoding carboxypeptidase regulatory-like domain-containing protein: protein MKWRSVSMACVAAMGLVACGDDTGGSGGGGEPGQQVKAEANTVAGQVLDERGAPVADALVSIWPAMFEGYVETHSDAKGLYRSVELNAKTNPYYAQAYKAVTYHGRRYCIRLAPAQHSDLDAFNASQGVVRNWRWRLTGDSGEAPDGIGSESWGGSLEFDNHVNVSPDEPEWVERTQRIEVTLVPTGPLIDGSTGQTLVKQTRVQDGLGDLPVGQYTVTVSALETDGSKTPLKVSMDYTDEAPGTSAELLFDGFEQCGHSGTFVKTALWLSR, encoded by the coding sequence ATGAAGTGGCGCAGCGTTTCGATGGCGTGCGTGGCGGCGATGGGCCTGGTGGCCTGCGGGGACGACACGGGCGGGTCGGGCGGCGGCGGCGAGCCCGGGCAGCAGGTGAAGGCCGAGGCGAACACGGTGGCCGGGCAGGTGCTGGACGAGCGGGGCGCGCCGGTGGCGGACGCGCTCGTCTCCATCTGGCCCGCGATGTTCGAGGGCTACGTGGAGACCCACTCCGACGCGAAGGGGCTGTACCGCTCGGTGGAGCTCAACGCGAAGACGAACCCCTACTACGCGCAGGCCTACAAGGCCGTCACCTACCATGGCCGGCGCTACTGCATCCGGCTCGCCCCCGCGCAGCACAGCGACCTGGACGCCTTCAACGCCTCGCAGGGCGTGGTGCGCAACTGGCGCTGGAGGCTCACCGGCGACTCCGGCGAGGCGCCGGACGGGATTGGCAGCGAGTCCTGGGGCGGCTCGCTCGAGTTCGACAACCACGTGAACGTCTCCCCGGATGAGCCCGAGTGGGTGGAGCGCACGCAGCGCATCGAGGTGACGCTGGTGCCCACCGGGCCGCTCATCGACGGGAGCACCGGCCAGACGCTGGTGAAGCAGACGCGCGTGCAGGACGGGCTGGGGGACCTTCCGGTGGGCCAGTACACCGTGACGGTGAGCGCGCTGGAGACGGACGGCTCGAAGACGCCGCTCAAGGTGAGCATGGACTACACGGACGAGGCGCCCGGCACGAGCGCCGAGCTGCTGTTCGACGGCTTCGAGCAGTGCGGCCACAGCGGCACCTTCGTGAAGACGGCGCTGTGGCTCTCGCGCTAG